One genomic region from Amycolatopsis sp. FBCC-B4732 encodes:
- a CDS encoding GAF and ANTAR domain-containing protein, translated as MTGEPIPPEHLDELTAAMAGLTGALESEPAEAEILDAVCAEAVRAVPGADMASITAIRDGEPETMASTDERAVEIDRVQYAAGEGPCLRAAATGEIVRLPLATADAVWPDFTKHARGLGVGSYLAAPLRVDENLSGALNLFGYGDHGFAEADSRLLRLYTTIVSFWLRTTRRYHQARRQADDLEAAMRTRAVIEQAKGILMAVHRIGADDAMKRLVTESQHTNVKLRDVAARFVEELSAG; from the coding sequence GTGACCGGTGAACCGATCCCGCCGGAGCACCTCGACGAGCTGACCGCCGCGATGGCGGGCCTCACCGGCGCGCTGGAGTCCGAACCCGCCGAGGCCGAAATCCTGGACGCCGTCTGCGCGGAAGCCGTCCGCGCCGTGCCCGGTGCCGACATGGCCAGCATCACCGCGATCCGCGACGGCGAGCCGGAGACCATGGCCTCCACCGACGAGCGCGCCGTCGAGATCGACCGGGTCCAGTACGCGGCGGGCGAAGGGCCGTGCCTGCGGGCCGCGGCGACCGGCGAGATCGTGCGGCTGCCGCTGGCCACCGCGGACGCCGTGTGGCCCGACTTCACCAAGCACGCCCGCGGCCTCGGTGTCGGCAGCTACCTGGCCGCACCGCTGCGTGTGGACGAAAACCTCTCCGGCGCGCTCAACCTGTTCGGCTACGGCGACCACGGGTTCGCCGAGGCCGACTCGCGGTTGCTGCGGCTCTACACGACGATCGTCTCGTTCTGGCTGCGCACCACCCGGCGCTACCACCAAGCCCGCCGCCAGGCCGACGACCTCGAAGCGGCGATGCGCACGCGGGCGGTGATCGAGCAGGCCAAGGGCATCCTGATGGCCGTGCACCGGATCGGCGCCGACGACGCGATGAAGCGCCTGGTCACGGAATCCCAGCACACCAACGTGAAGCTGCGCGACGTCGCGGCCCGGTTCGTCGAAGAGCTGTCCGCCGGCTGA
- a CDS encoding STAS domain-containing protein — MTTALTLVAGRGEDGGRTVRATGEIDMSNAAEFGAALDRELAAGNPVTVDLTGVDYLDSAGVAVLFDRAGEHDLRLVAPRLLDRVLRVSGLAQVAKVTVR, encoded by the coding sequence GTGACGACGGCTCTCACGCTGGTCGCCGGGCGGGGCGAGGACGGTGGCCGCACCGTGCGCGCGACCGGCGAGATCGACATGAGCAACGCCGCCGAGTTCGGCGCGGCACTGGACCGCGAACTGGCGGCGGGGAACCCGGTCACCGTGGACCTCACCGGGGTGGACTACCTCGACAGCGCGGGCGTCGCCGTGCTGTTCGACCGGGCCGGCGAGCACGACCTGCGGCTGGTCGCCCCGCGGCTGCTGGATCGGGTGCTGCGGGTTTCCGGGCTGGCCCAAGTCGCGAAGGTGACCGTCCGCTGA
- a CDS encoding SpoIIE family protein phosphatase yields MSVGEESGHRAVFPGTSRMAARMRDFDWASSPLGDPAGWPTSLTTAVRICLTSRFPMIVWWGPELRFLYNDAYLPLLGTKHPALDKPGALVWDEIWHIIGPMLDSVMTTGEATWSEDLLLPMNRHGYWEETYWTYSYSPVHDDEGVVRAVFTAVTETTERVIGERRMATLRELGAQAGSARTVGEACELVASVLGRAGDDVPYAAIHIRDDEGELTPAAVTPGGEDAGDPAVWPLPEVLADGVPRTVPDAAVGELPPGGWSTPPTEAMVLPLLGDPGSPAAGVIVLAASAGRALDESYRTFLGLVAQQTAALVNGALAYRRQQQRAEELTALDAAKTTFFANISHEFRTPLTLILSPAADLRDALDDADERIREEVAVIHRNALRLGRLVNNLLDFSRIEAGRMQARFEPVDLAAFTAELASVFRAAAERAGLVFEVDCPPLGEPVHVDRGMWEKVVYNLLSNAIKFTFDGSIRVTAALEGEHAVVAVSDTGTGIDAAELPRLFERFHRIPSARARSNEGSGIGLALVRELVDMHGGTVAVESAPDAGTTFRIRLPLGVRHLPADHVFAASPVGGIAADSAEPYVQEALRWLPDVGRNAPSAPTGARVLVADDNADMRDYLVRLLRDDYAVTSVRDGVEAFDAACAEPPELIISDVMMPRLDGLGLLAELRGDPRTAAVPVLLLSARAGQEAAVDGLAAGADDYLVKPFSARELLARVRTTIQLARLRTQHARWRAAMIESLQEGFFVSDTEGRVVEINAAFTEVLGAGPDGLPYGQPFPWWPDRDADPDAHRQVTEAFERARDEQAGSFVLPLRHVDGHRVWTAVAYNALQDDEGRRRLVGTVRDVTAERYAVQRENALAAMNQRLAGVSGVPEVLSTALELLCELWEAERVLAVTWPRDGEPEVASTDPRDRGWTDLAAPLRATLDRLRSVPALHTTAADGGAGASVDHPGGRLTLWVEPPPGRPLGTEDRTLLALLAGTLAHALRRAHRDDRQREVAIALQRSILGPALLPDGFAVRYEPATPPLEVGGDWYDVIALGGDRIGIVVGDCVGRGLAAAAVMGQLRSACRALLLEANGPAHTLTTLDRFADRLPGALCTTVFCGVLDPATGTLTYSSAGHPPATLVHSDGSSEFLDAGGSVPLAVRVAAHRPEATAVVPIGSLLMLYTDGLVERRRESLDDGITRATEVAHDVREADLTDLAATLMGRLRPDDGYEDDVALLLYRRSVPALVLDFETHPDSLASTRHWLRAWLANAELDPDVAQDVLVAAGEACANAVEHAYRGEGDGTAHLSARFAGPRLVVVVTDDGRWKQPPPDNHVLRGRGTPMMEALADAVTIRHDAHGTTVTLEWRIGS; encoded by the coding sequence ATGAGCGTCGGGGAAGAGTCCGGCCACCGCGCCGTGTTTCCCGGGACCAGCCGGATGGCCGCCCGGATGCGGGACTTCGACTGGGCTTCCTCGCCGCTGGGCGACCCGGCGGGCTGGCCGACGAGCCTGACGACGGCCGTCCGCATCTGCCTCACCTCCCGCTTCCCCATGATCGTCTGGTGGGGGCCGGAGCTGCGCTTCCTCTACAACGACGCCTACCTGCCGCTGCTCGGCACCAAGCACCCCGCGCTCGACAAGCCGGGTGCGCTGGTCTGGGACGAGATCTGGCACATCATCGGCCCGATGCTGGACAGCGTGATGACCACCGGCGAGGCGACCTGGTCGGAAGACCTGCTGTTGCCGATGAACCGGCACGGCTACTGGGAAGAGACGTACTGGACGTACTCCTACAGCCCGGTCCACGACGACGAAGGCGTGGTCCGGGCCGTGTTCACCGCCGTCACCGAAACCACCGAGCGCGTGATCGGCGAGCGCCGGATGGCGACGCTGCGCGAGCTCGGTGCCCAGGCCGGCAGCGCCCGGACCGTCGGCGAAGCCTGTGAGCTGGTCGCTTCCGTGCTGGGGCGGGCCGGCGACGACGTCCCGTACGCCGCCATCCACATCCGCGACGACGAAGGCGAACTCACGCCCGCCGCGGTCACCCCCGGCGGCGAAGACGCCGGCGATCCGGCCGTCTGGCCGCTGCCGGAAGTGCTCGCCGACGGGGTGCCGCGGACGGTGCCGGACGCGGCGGTCGGCGAGCTCCCGCCGGGCGGCTGGTCCACGCCGCCCACCGAGGCCATGGTGCTGCCGCTGCTCGGCGACCCCGGGAGCCCCGCGGCCGGGGTGATCGTGCTCGCGGCCAGCGCCGGGCGCGCGCTCGACGAGTCCTACCGGACGTTCCTCGGCCTCGTCGCCCAGCAGACGGCGGCGCTGGTCAACGGCGCCCTCGCCTACCGGCGGCAGCAGCAGCGGGCGGAGGAGCTGACCGCGCTGGACGCGGCCAAGACGACGTTCTTCGCCAACATCAGCCACGAGTTCCGCACCCCGCTCACCCTGATCCTGAGCCCGGCGGCCGATCTGCGGGACGCACTCGACGACGCCGACGAGCGGATCCGCGAAGAGGTGGCCGTCATCCACCGCAACGCGCTGCGACTGGGACGGCTGGTCAACAACCTGCTCGACTTCTCCCGGATCGAGGCCGGCCGGATGCAGGCCCGCTTCGAGCCGGTGGACCTCGCGGCGTTCACCGCCGAGCTGGCGAGCGTCTTCCGCGCCGCGGCCGAACGGGCCGGGCTGGTGTTCGAGGTCGACTGCCCGCCGCTGGGCGAGCCGGTGCACGTCGACCGCGGGATGTGGGAGAAGGTCGTCTACAACCTGCTGTCGAACGCGATCAAGTTCACCTTCGACGGGTCGATCCGGGTGACGGCCGCCCTCGAGGGCGAGCACGCGGTGGTCGCCGTGTCCGACACCGGCACCGGAATCGACGCCGCCGAGCTGCCGCGCCTGTTCGAGCGGTTCCACCGGATCCCGTCGGCCCGGGCCCGTTCCAACGAGGGCAGCGGGATCGGCTTGGCGCTGGTCCGCGAGCTCGTCGACATGCACGGCGGCACCGTCGCCGTGGAGAGCGCGCCCGACGCCGGGACGACGTTCCGGATCCGGCTGCCGCTCGGCGTCCGGCACCTGCCCGCCGACCACGTCTTCGCGGCGTCCCCGGTCGGCGGGATCGCCGCCGACTCCGCCGAACCGTACGTGCAGGAAGCCCTGCGCTGGCTGCCGGACGTCGGCCGGAACGCGCCGTCCGCGCCCACCGGCGCCCGGGTCCTGGTCGCCGACGACAACGCCGACATGCGCGACTACCTCGTGCGGCTGCTGCGGGACGACTACGCGGTCACCTCGGTGCGGGACGGCGTCGAGGCGTTCGACGCCGCGTGCGCCGAGCCGCCCGAGCTGATCATCAGCGACGTGATGATGCCCCGGCTGGACGGCCTCGGCCTGCTCGCCGAGCTGCGCGGCGACCCGCGCACCGCCGCTGTGCCCGTGCTGCTGCTGTCGGCCAGGGCCGGGCAGGAGGCCGCGGTCGACGGGCTGGCCGCCGGCGCCGACGACTACCTCGTGAAGCCGTTCTCGGCGCGGGAGCTGCTCGCCCGCGTCCGCACGACCATCCAGCTGGCGCGGCTGCGGACGCAGCACGCCCGGTGGCGCGCGGCGATGATCGAGTCGCTGCAGGAGGGCTTCTTCGTCAGTGACACCGAAGGACGGGTCGTGGAGATCAACGCGGCGTTCACCGAAGTGCTCGGCGCCGGTCCGGACGGGCTGCCCTACGGCCAGCCGTTCCCGTGGTGGCCGGACCGCGACGCCGACCCCGACGCCCACCGTCAGGTCACCGAAGCCTTCGAGCGGGCCAGGGACGAGCAGGCGGGCAGCTTCGTGCTGCCGCTGCGGCACGTCGACGGGCACCGGGTCTGGACCGCCGTCGCCTACAACGCGCTGCAGGACGACGAGGGCCGTCGCCGGCTCGTCGGCACGGTCCGCGACGTCACGGCCGAGCGCTACGCCGTGCAGCGCGAGAACGCGCTCGCCGCGATGAACCAGCGCCTGGCCGGCGTCAGCGGGGTGCCGGAGGTCCTGAGCACCGCGCTGGAGCTGCTGTGCGAACTGTGGGAGGCCGAGCGCGTCCTCGCGGTGACCTGGCCGCGGGACGGCGAACCGGAGGTCGCCTCGACCGACCCCCGGGACCGCGGGTGGACCGATCTCGCCGCGCCGCTGCGCGCGACGCTCGACCGGCTCCGCTCGGTCCCGGCGCTGCACACGACGGCGGCGGACGGCGGCGCGGGCGCGTCCGTCGACCACCCCGGCGGCCGGCTGACGCTCTGGGTCGAGCCCCCGCCCGGCCGTCCGCTCGGCACCGAAGACCGGACCCTGCTGGCGTTGCTGGCCGGGACGCTCGCGCACGCCCTGCGTCGCGCGCACCGCGACGACCGCCAGCGCGAGGTCGCGATCGCGCTGCAGCGCTCGATCCTCGGCCCGGCCCTGCTCCCCGACGGCTTCGCGGTGCGCTACGAGCCGGCGACCCCGCCCCTGGAGGTCGGCGGCGACTGGTACGACGTCATCGCGCTGGGCGGCGACCGGATCGGCATCGTCGTCGGCGACTGCGTCGGCCGGGGCCTCGCGGCGGCCGCGGTGATGGGCCAGCTCCGCAGCGCCTGCCGCGCGCTGCTGCTGGAGGCCAACGGCCCGGCGCACACCCTGACCACGCTCGACCGCTTCGCCGACCGGCTGCCGGGCGCCTTGTGCACCACCGTTTTCTGCGGGGTGCTCGACCCCGCGACCGGCACCCTCACCTACAGCAGCGCCGGGCACCCGCCCGCCACCCTCGTGCACAGCGACGGCTCGTCGGAGTTCCTGGACGCGGGCGGCAGCGTGCCGCTCGCCGTGCGCGTGGCGGCGCACCGGCCGGAGGCCACGGCGGTCGTCCCGATCGGCTCGCTGCTGATGCTCTACACCGACGGGCTCGTCGAACGCCGGCGCGAGTCGCTGGACGACGGCATCACCCGGGCCACCGAAGTCGCCCACGACGTGCGGGAGGCCGACCTGACCGACCTCGCGGCCACCCTGATGGGCCGGCTCCGGCCCGACGACGGCTACGAAGATGACGTCGCGCTGCTGCTCTACCGGCGGTCGGTGCCGGCGCTGGTGCTCGATTTCGAAACGCACCCGGACAGCCTCGCTTCGACCCGCCACTGGCTGCGCGCGTGGCTGGCCAACGCGGAGCTCGACCCCGACGTCGCGCAGGACGTGCTCGTCGCGGCGGGCGAGGCCTGCGCCAACGCCGTCGAGCACGCCTACCGCGGTGAAGGCGACGGCACCGCGCACCTTTCCGCCCGGTTCGCCGGCCCCCGCCTCGTGGTCGTGGTCACCGACGACGGCCGCTGGAAGCAACCGCCACCGGACAACCACGTGCTCCGCGGCCGCGGCACGCCGATGATGGAAGCACTGGCCGACGCGGTCACGATCCGGCACGATGCCCACGGCACCACCGTCACGCTGGAATGGAGAATCGGTTCGTGA